tatatatatacatatatatatatacatatatatatacatatatatatatacatatatatatacatatatatatacatatatatatatatatatatatatatatatatatatatatatatatatatatatatatatatatatatatatatatagatatatatatatatacatatatatatatatacatatatatatatatacatatatatatatatacatatatatatatatacatatatatatatatataaatatatatatatatatatatatatatatatagatatatatatatatatatatatatatatatatatatatatatatatatatatagatatatatatatatagatatatatatatacatatatatatatatatatatatatatatatatatatatatatatacatatatataatatatatatatatatatatatatatatatctatatatatatatatatatatatgtatatatatatatatatatatatatatatgtatatatatatatatatatatatatatgtatatatatatatatatatatatatatagatatatatatatatatatatatatatatatatatatatatatatatatatatatatatatatatatatatatatatatatatatatatatatatatatatatatatatatatatatatatatatatatgtatatatatattagtgttatgttaattatttaccATAACTTATAACAttgcaaaacaaattatttaccaTAACTTATaacattgcaaaaattatttcgaGCATATGATAGTTtccaaatgaattttttatttgtacgTTGACTTTTTTATCAAGATGCCAGCAATAAAACTTTGCcattatgaataaaaatgttcGCGCATGAGCAGATTATAAAAACCACCAAAACCGTCCAAATGAGCAAAACAATCCCTATATCGACAAAAAGTCCCTGCAAAACAATCCCGATTTTAAACAAGACATTAGCAAGTTTCATATGACGCGGTTTAACTAAGCGAATATTGCCTGTAGGGACAAAATTCTAGCCAAGATTAAGCGATAATCAGTTTTTTTCTCTCGATTAAACTACTAAAAATAGGGTAGTACTTAATACAATCAAgtcaaaaatgtatataaaaatcaaaacaaatattttttttaatatgctaaataaaataagttagcgatatgtaactattatttattttaataaaaagatataaaacattattagatatcaaattatattgattGTATCAATTAAAAGAAATGGTTATGGCTGGCGTTTCTAAAAGTACCATATATCGTGTTTTCACTGGATGGGTTGTATTTCTAGACACAATATTTTCagagataaatttaaaagtcgAAAGCACTTATATTTCCCTGATGATGCcttctgtttataaaaaaactggccACGGTGAAACCGATATTGTTGTGGATGCTACAGAATTTAAGTTTCAACAACCAACCAATTATGACCTTAacactttaatgttttcaaGTTATAAAAACTGTACAACAGGGAAAGCTTTAATTGGAATCTCTCCACATGGGTCAGGTTTGCTTTTTGGAGACATATACCCTGGTTCAGTTACAGATAATGAATTAACAGAACAATCTCATATTTTAGAACTAGTTGAGAAGGAACACAAAGTTATGGCAGATAGAGGGTTTTCAATTCAAGATTTATGCGCTTCAAAAGGAATATATCTGAATCGACCATCTCAAAAATCAAGCCATCAGTTCCCACAAGCTGATGTAGCTGGTAATTTTGATATAGCTTCAACCCGTATTCATGTAGAGAGATTCATAGGATGCGTACATGATTGGTCAGTTCTTAATGCGGTGTGGCCAGTACAAAGAATGGACTTACTTTCTTCAACATGGAAAATGTTATGTCATGTTGTAAACCTTACAATGCGCCCCATTGGGCCAAAGCCAGAATCTTGtaattaatagtattttatgaatatatatataactatttaaaaacatattttcttgttttatcataattttaaacatttataccaattttaatagaaatgttgATGTTTTTACAAGTTCTCTAATATACGATCTAAGTGGTTTTAGTTCTTTAAAATCAGGAATTTTCTCAACAACATTATTTCCAAGAGTAGTGAGCAAAGAATGTTCATGATGTTGCCAATCTTTTATTGGATTTGAATGCAAAATGCTATCTGATATTTCCTTGATAACTGACATCAGTAAATTATTTAGttgaataataaagaaatttgagTTTAATGTTTCAGGATGATAAGATTGTAAAATGCAGTATATAGATTTTGTACATAGTAGTGCAAGCTGAGCCTGCACGTAATACTGAGGTTGGTTTTTTAAATGGGTCAATGGACTGTCACTGTTTTTTGCTCGTGTTTtaatttccaaaataatttgATGTGACACAAGGCAATCTGGACTTGCCCCATAATTTAAATCATCTGGGTGATAGAAAAATCCACACATTTCAGgagaacattttgaaaaaagttctaaagtgtaataaattcatatttatgaccacgctcaaaattttttatgttttgtgtgttataaatatcattttcatttaatctTTCCTTAACTATCTTccaataatttgtaaattttttctgtCCATATATTCCTAGCAATGCTGGTAATCGACTCCCCGTTATTTTCCCTTTTCTTGCGTCCATCCACTCCTGGGTATTTTGTTTGACATTAATATGATTTGTGTATTGTCCTTGTGATGGTATCAGATTTGTCAAATCAATGTGAATAACAGGATCCtcatttaaaagttgtttattaattttttctaaaacaataactTGTTCCAGCGAAACTATGGTTACCTCgatgtttactttattttgatttattatttgcaatattgttggtattttactataattattttggaatttttGTGGGTTTACTGCTTGTTCATTTAAAGTACGACTTTTTGCATTTATAGAACTTAACTTATTGAGTTGGGATTTAAAACTTTCAGGGTCATATCTAAATCTTAAGTGCCCCATTAGTGCAGATTCATATCCAAGATCTATTGAACAAAGAGTATCATATACATGTCTTTCAAAATTGGGTTCCTTTTTCAGCCCTTCCTTaattttttgcttcatttttaaaacatctctTTTAAAAGATGAACTTTCTGGATCTGCTGGtgtgatttttaagttttcaattgTACTTTTGTTTCTTGCTGATTTTACTTTAATATGAGATAGTGGGACCATTGGAATAGAAcctttttttgatcttttatgcCATTTCTGTATCACTTGTGTGCACGTTTATTCTAAAATTGTTGTCTTTGTGTCCTCGTAATGCTTTAAGTAAAGAAGGATAGCTAAAACATGACAGCAAAGCCCACTAAGACCAACGGGGCATTCACAATAACCTTTACGAGGTGTCCCTCctacaaaaagtaaataagcaGGGCGTGCATCGTGGCTATAAGATTTTCTTATGAAAGCTCTAACATATACTATTTTGTTATCTGAATGTATTTTAactgatataaattttctgcTTGTTAACATTTGGTATGCTTTTTACTGTTGTCCAAATGTACCCTCTCTTTTATTGAGTATGTattctttaaaaagttcagAGTTTACACAAGGGTAAAGGTTTTCATTTCCAGTCAAATTTTGAGACATGTGTGGTATCTCGTCTACATGTAAACTTGTTTTGaataagtagtttttttttgctgttagaTAAAGTTTCTTAACTAGTTTTGGATATGGTAAGAACTTCAAAATTCTGCCTTGCAACTCTATAACAGAGCCTGTGACACCCAGTCCGTGGTTAACAAGCCATTCAACACAAATCTTTCTTGATGCAGTTGAAATGTTAACTGCATTAATATTTAATTCCATTTATAACAGTAATAGTAAATTAGTTATTAACTTGATGACTTTATTTTGCTTCATTTTAAACTGctataaatgtaaacaaacgcaataaaattttttgtcccTACAGCTCAATTATTAGTACCCAGACCTTCCCGTATGAAACTTGCTAATGCTAAACAGTCCCGATTGCAAAACAGTCCCGAGTATACAAGAAACGAAAAGCAAAACAGTCCCTGAAATCAACAAACAGTCCCGATTTATTGCGCAAACAATCCCGATAAAATATATGCagattgttattattattattattattacaaactaatataaatatttacaatttttgtaaactttttttgcttaaaaataacCATATAATGTATACTTTAAgtacaataatataattaagtttttataaggttataaaaaaggatttataatatttaacactcttttgtttcataatttatacaataatcTATCCATATttgttaacaatatatatttatattattccattaattttttgactttatatttttttgtatttttaatgtttttttattttttttgtatattttgtttttttttatttctgagcCGTTGTGCGGAAAGAAATCGAGAATTTAaataaggttttagaaaaagatgTTCAAGATTAATTCagagtttgtttttctttatagaaaaaaattataataatggaaataaaaaattactgaaCTTTTACACAAACACTACGTTACGAACTCTACAGATAACACTTATATGTTGAAGCTATATGTTATTACATAAGGGCTGGCAGTGATTGTCTaatcataaataacaataattttgttgtataaaagaaaagaaaaatattcgCAGAGAAGagaaaatatttactaaattagCCGATCCTACTTCGACCcgttgttttattttagctcttatgtttagttttagattttcattCTCTGCTTGACAAAAAACGTTcttaatacaaaaaagttcACCGAAAATGTCCCAGGAGTTTCTACggacatgataattatattttaaagtaataatatttccGATGCTCCTGATTGTTACCTTGATCACTGCCATTGGGTCAATTTTTGTGTTGCTAAACATGATGgcatctgctgttccatatTGCACTCATGGTGGTTTGAGTGAGTGTCAACAGCAGCTGCGAAGTAGGGTTTTTCTCCGATAGTTTCGCTGTTTCAATcaagaaaattgaatttttcgcagaaaaattgttttggaatgtcaaggagttatatacatCTTTAAAATACTCTCATATTTTAACAGAAGGCGGACAGTAGGCAAAGACATGAATGTTGTCCTCAATTTTACCACAAGTTttgcatttgttattttaatgtttggTTAGCAAGGCCGCAGAAAGTAAACTGTTGTGTAAAAATCGAAAGAGAATATTTTGTGTCGGACCGCATGCGTAGggataaattctttttttccgAATTTAGGTCCacggcattgttgtttttgttgaactgtTCCAGAAAAGTTCCGCTGGCACGACTGTTCTTTGCTTTTTACcacttttaagttaaaattttttgttgattttagagGGACGTTTAATAGGATCCCGTTTTTacctaatatttaaattgttgttttgtagtACTGAAACGTTTTGTTGTCCCAATATTATGGAAAGGTGCTTTGTCTTAAGAAATTCTAGCTTTGATTTTGGTTAGTTAATTTGATAAATGAGCTTGCCAACCAATAGTTACAACCAATTTAAGTTGGAAAAAAGACCGACAAAAAACCGCTATTCAGAATAGATGTCGAAACTTCTGAATATAGAGtgttaacaaaatatacaaaattttctccGATATTGAATTTTCGAGAACTTGCAGAGAAACGCAAGATTAACTCTGTCAAAAGCCTTTTCTTGGTTTACTGATAAACTAAAACTAGgtagccgtggcgcagtggttagagttctggcttagAACCCAGATGTTctaggttcgacgccagctctagcccaacaagcgacattggtacggaaggaggcgtgaacttcttgttaaatgctctcccgcggtgctctgtgataagaccgtaaggagttctgggagcacctaaaataactacaaaaaaaaaaaaaaaaaggtagatttttaaattctgcGTAATTTATTAGATCACGGACTAAATGTTAATTAAAGAAGTTTGATTTGTGTGCCGTCATTCTTGCAAATTTCGGTAACTGACTTATTCAGCTGTtgaattttttccaaattatacACATATTTTGAAGGTTTCTCTCCTTCTTCGAATAGCTTTTGTTTCGTATAAATAAACGCTCCGGAAAACTGAAGCAAAAAAAGAGCATCGCGTGTTTTTTTGATGCTATCTAAATTCGGGTTAGCGTTTTGTTGCTCACGTTGGATTTCGTTTTGAACAATTTtgatgtgttttttgtttttcgcaaTTTCCTATATTGATATATGTTGTAATTCAGCGCTAACAAAATGCTTTCAGTCGTTCCAccatactaaaattaaaatgtaggACTGTTTTTTGTTTGCTAACTTTGAATTCAGAGTTCAATTGTACCTCCATTTCCAAAAGGGAACAATTTAATTTCCAGTATCCCGGTCTTCTCctagttttactaaaattgacgGTTGTTGTTAGGAAGTCGTGGTCGGAAAAAGGGTTTGGTGAGAATTTTGGGGTATGTTGTTTTTTGAGGGATTTTATCAGGACAGTAGATTCTATCGAGTCTACATTTTGCAGTCTGATCTCATTATGTGATGTATACTTTTCGCCATGTGGATGTATacttggtattgtggtttatccccTTAtagctaattgccatatagaggccataTTACAAGGCCTGCAAAGACAAGTTCAGCTCACTAAAGAGCATCATAACTTGCTTCACAAACCAAGAGTAAGTGATTTTAAGAAGAACGAAGGATCATAGAGCAAAATTCAAAAGTAGTCGAGTTAAAACGATGGCATAGAGAAAGCAGACAAATATTGAACTAGATGTTAGGATGTgcaattttaatttctattagctaatttttgacattattgaaattttatcgATACATGTGGATGTATACTTTTAGCCAAGTTTTACTTAATTTACTTAGTGAAAACTATACTTTCAgaaactcgttttttttttcgtctCGGTTTTCGGTCCGTACGGGACAAAATTTTTCCGAGGCGAGATATCGTACGAAGCCGAGTTAAAACcgagattttttcaaaaatgtaaaagctatggaaaaaaactgaaattttccGAAAAGTTTgcgttttataattttttattattattatattaatgaaCCATAAGTTTTCTACATTTATCAAATTGATGTTGATtcttgaaaaaacttttcaaaagacTTACGTCATTCAAAGTTGCAGCTGTCATTCTCTCCCGTTTCTTACTACGGTGGttgcttgaaatttttttcacattGAATCGATGTTGGCTTGATTAATTTGAACGCATTTTCTAACATGCTTAACTTTTCTGATTTGAATCCGTAACGTAGCGGTTAAATTCATCAGCAGTCAAGTCATTAGAATCAGTGACTCGGATTTGT
This genomic interval from Hydra vulgaris chromosome 01, alternate assembly HydraT2T_AEP contains the following:
- the LOC136074479 gene encoding uncharacterized protein LOC136074479, with amino-acid sequence MVMAGVSKSTIYRVFTGWVVFLDTIFSEINLKVESTYISLMMPSVYKKTGHGETDIVVDATEFKFQQPTNYDLNTLMFSSYKNCTTGKALIGISPHGSGLLFGDIYPGSVTDNELTEQSHILELVEKEHKVMADRGFSIQDLCASKGIYLNRPSQKSSHQFPQADVAGNFDIASTRIHVERFIGCVHDWSVLNAVWPVQRMDLLSSTWKMLCHVVNLTMRPIGPKPESCN